CATCGTGCTGTACACCCTGCTGGCCGCGGCGGCCGTCGCGCTCGCCCTCTGGCGGGTCGTCCACCTGCGCGGCTAGGGCCGCCCGCGGGAGACCGCCCGGCGCCTGCCGCACCGGCCGCCCGGCCGCCGTCCCGCCGGCCGTCCGGCCCCGTCTCACCAGCCGTCCGCCCGCGCTCCGGGCCGGGCGTCCCCCGTTACCATCGGCGGTGTGAGCGAGCGCAGCGGAACCAGCGGAACGGCCTTCCTCAAGGGGCACGGCACCCAGAACGACTTCGTGATCGTCCCGGACCCGGACGGTCTGACCGAGCTGTCGGCGGCCGACGTCGCCGCCCTGTGCGACCGGCGGGCCGGGATCGGCGCGGACGGCGTGCTGCGGGTGGTCCGCGCGGCGGCCGAGCTCGCCGCGGCGGGGATGGCCGGGCAGGCCGAGTGGTTCATGGACTACCGCAACGCGGACGGCTCGATCGCCGAGATGTGCGGCAACGGGGTGCGGGTGTTCGCCCGCTACCTGGTGCACGCCGGGCACGCGAAGCCGGGCACGCTGGCGGTGGCCACCCGCGGCGGGGTCAAGCAGGTGCGGATCGCCGAGGACGCCCCGGACGGCACCCCGGGCGAGATCACCGTGGACATGGGCCGCGCGGTGTTCCCCGGCCCGGACGGCATCACCGTCACCGTGGACGGGCGCAGCTGGCCCGCGCTGAACGTCAACATGGGCAACCCGCACGCCGTCGCCTTCGTCGAGGACCTGGCGCACGCGGGCACCCTGCTCGACGCCCCGGCCACCGCCCCCGCGGGCGCCTACCCGCAGGGCGTGAACGTGGAGTTCGTGGTGGACCGCGGCGAGCGGCACGTGGCGATGCGGGTGCACGAGCGCGGCTCCGGCGAGACCCGCTCCTGCGGCACCGGCGCCTGCGCCGTCGCGGTGGCGGCGATCCGGCGCGACGGCGCCGACCCGGCGGTCACCGGCGAGGCCGCGCGCTACACGGTGGACCTGCCCGGCGGGCGGCTGGTGATCGAGGAGTTCCCGGACGGCCGGATCGAGATGACCGGCCCCGCGGTGATCGTCGCGGAGGGCGTGCTGGTCTGACGGCGGGCCGTCTCCCCGACGGCGGGCCGTTTCCCTGACGGCAGGTCAGGGCGAGGGAGCGTCAGCTCCCGCTTCCCACCGCACTCTCCGGTTAATCCGCCCGTTCGGGTGATCCGGGTGACAGAGGGGAAGCGGGGGCTCGCGCAACGTGCTCTGCTCGGTAGCATGGACCACCGGGTCGGCCGTCGCTCCGGTGTTGCTGCCGGAGGTGCAGATGACCATCCGCTCCGAGTTGGCGGGTTCGCCGTCCAAGCAGCAGGCGAGCCGGTTCAGCCGTGCGGCGCTCGGCCGGGCCGGCCGGGCAGCGCTGCTCGCCACCGGGCGG
The window above is part of the Kitasatospora sp. NA04385 genome. Proteins encoded here:
- the dapF gene encoding diaminopimelate epimerase, with product MSERSGTSGTAFLKGHGTQNDFVIVPDPDGLTELSAADVAALCDRRAGIGADGVLRVVRAAAELAAAGMAGQAEWFMDYRNADGSIAEMCGNGVRVFARYLVHAGHAKPGTLAVATRGGVKQVRIAEDAPDGTPGEITVDMGRAVFPGPDGITVTVDGRSWPALNVNMGNPHAVAFVEDLAHAGTLLDAPATAPAGAYPQGVNVEFVVDRGERHVAMRVHERGSGETRSCGTGACAVAVAAIRRDGADPAVTGEAARYTVDLPGGRLVIEEFPDGRIEMTGPAVIVAEGVLV